In Bacteroidales bacterium, a single genomic region encodes these proteins:
- a CDS encoding T9SS type A sorting domain-containing protein, which yields MTPPGTVNATDQARLVDYLNNYNGNLYIESTKLGYDHFGTSMMAQFGIKFQDHGDVYEVQAIESKDQDLLANINYVYAGGDSPHYIVDRLIPTGATLLYSSEDNYQRIFFYNPDDQYKVISSSVVFGALKDGDSLSMKPYLMAEMINYLMGSGTTTSLFEAFGNTDEFAVSAYPNPFSNQINIGFDLQQGSQVYIRIYDHSGRVVKELVNGQLPAGNHSFTWNGQSNTGFKLDDGLYVYKIEFDEQVRSGKIVLTR from the coding sequence ATGACCCCGCCCGGTACTGTAAATGCAACAGACCAGGCCAGGCTCGTTGATTACCTCAACAATTACAATGGAAATCTTTATATCGAAAGTACAAAACTCGGATATGACCACTTTGGCACAAGCATGATGGCACAGTTTGGAATAAAATTCCAGGATCATGGCGATGTGTATGAAGTTCAGGCCATCGAATCCAAAGATCAAGACCTGCTGGCGAACATTAACTATGTTTATGCCGGAGGCGACTCTCCGCACTACATTGTTGACCGTTTGATCCCCACCGGTGCAACTTTACTCTACTCCTCCGAAGACAACTACCAACGGATATTTTTTTATAACCCCGACGATCAGTACAAAGTCATTTCATCTTCTGTTGTGTTTGGCGCGCTTAAGGATGGTGACAGCTTAAGCATGAAGCCTTATCTTATGGCCGAGATGATCAATTATTTGATGGGATCAGGAACTACTACGAGCCTCTTTGAAGCCTTTGGAAATACTGATGAATTTGCTGTTTCCGCTTACCCGAACCCTTTCAGCAACCAAATCAACATTGGTTTTGATCTGCAGCAAGGCAGTCAGGTGTATATCCGGATTTACGATCATTCAGGACGTGTTGTCAAAGAATTGGTCAACGGTCAATTACCTGCCGGAAATCATTCATTCACCTGGAACGGGCAAAGCAATACAGGATTTAAGCTTGATGACGGACTTTATGTTTACAAAATTGAATTTGACGAACAAGTCAGATCAGGAAAGATAGTATTGACAAGATAA
- a CDS encoding low specificity L-threonine aldolase, translated as MPPYRKGFASDNWSGVSPEVMQALSTVNYGHHPAYGENDPLMGLAQQRFQEIFGDEIQVFFVYNGTGANVLSVQQLLRSWEAVVTPHSAHLNEDEAGAPEKFTGGKLLTVHCEDGKIKPSQVEPFLNSFGFQHHVQPRLISISQATEMGTLYNLKEIKALADFAHTNNMYLHMDGARIANAAVALGCSFGEMTADCGVDVLSFGGTKNGLMFGEAVVFLNKSLAEGFQYNRKQGMQLASKMRFIIVQFLAYLENDLWKRNAENANRMAKLLGERLPAVSGITLSRPVEANGVFAIMPGDLIPKLQEAYFFHVWNEAENEVRLMCSFDTTLQDVEGFVQAAQQLMNPV; from the coding sequence ATGCCTCCTTACCGTAAAGGTTTTGCAAGCGACAATTGGTCGGGAGTGTCGCCCGAAGTGATGCAGGCTTTATCCACCGTTAATTATGGTCATCATCCTGCCTATGGCGAAAATGATCCCCTGATGGGGCTGGCACAGCAACGGTTTCAGGAAATTTTTGGTGACGAGATCCAGGTTTTTTTCGTTTACAATGGCACCGGCGCAAACGTACTTTCGGTGCAGCAATTGCTCCGCTCTTGGGAAGCAGTGGTAACGCCTCATTCGGCACATCTGAATGAAGATGAAGCTGGTGCTCCGGAAAAATTCACAGGCGGGAAATTATTGACTGTTCACTGCGAAGACGGTAAGATTAAACCATCGCAGGTTGAGCCGTTTCTTAACAGTTTTGGCTTCCAGCACCATGTTCAGCCAAGGTTGATCAGTATCTCACAGGCGACCGAAATGGGAACACTTTACAACCTTAAAGAAATCAAAGCACTTGCTGATTTTGCACATACCAACAATATGTACCTGCATATGGACGGCGCACGTATTGCTAATGCAGCCGTAGCATTGGGTTGCAGCTTTGGCGAAATGACCGCTGATTGCGGGGTGGATGTCCTCTCATTTGGAGGCACCAAGAACGGACTGATGTTCGGAGAAGCCGTCGTTTTCCTGAACAAATCACTGGCTGAGGGATTTCAGTACAACCGCAAACAAGGCATGCAACTGGCCAGCAAAATGAGGTTTATCATCGTTCAATTCCTGGCCTATCTCGAAAACGACCTGTGGAAACGCAACGCCGAAAATGCAAACCGGATGGCAAAATTACTTGGAGAACGCCTGCCCGCAGTAAGTGGCATCACATTGAGCAGACCGGTTGAGGCCAATGGTGTATTCGCTATCATGCCCGGGGATTTGATTCCAAAATTGCAGGAAGCATATTTTTTTCATGTTTGGAACGAAGCTGAAAACGAAGTTCGTCTGATGTGTTCTTTTGACACAACCCTGCAAGATGTGGAGGGGTTTGTTCAAGCAGCGCAACAATTGATGAATCCGGTCTAA